A portion of the Candidatus Pristimantibacillus lignocellulolyticus genome contains these proteins:
- a CDS encoding class I SAM-dependent methyltransferase, which translates to MNELEYNNFYDKVGKIIGWDFSELQVTSEGIGWNFYEEVIRRSKGTDVLLDLGTGGGENLLSIASSFRSVVGIDLSSGMMETAKSNLDKTNVSNVQFLQMSSEELQFTNDFFDVVTCCHAPFFSNEVAKVLKNGGIFLTQQVSEADKLNLKTAFGRGQEFGVVDGTLKAAYVRELKEAGFNSVESFEYNAVDYYRRPEDLIFLLQHTPIIPHFGHEKKDFQILNDFIENNRTTKGICTNSKRFLITAVK; encoded by the coding sequence ATGAATGAATTAGAATATAACAATTTTTATGATAAAGTAGGTAAAATAATTGGTTGGGACTTTAGTGAATTACAGGTAACATCAGAAGGGATAGGCTGGAATTTTTATGAGGAAGTGATAAGAAGGTCTAAGGGCACGGATGTTCTTTTAGACTTAGGAACAGGTGGGGGAGAGAATTTATTATCCATCGCTTCATCATTTCGTTCTGTGGTTGGGATTGATTTATCTAGTGGAATGATGGAAACTGCAAAATCAAACTTGGATAAAACCAATGTTTCTAACGTTCAATTCTTACAAATGTCTTCTGAAGAGTTGCAATTCACTAATGATTTCTTTGATGTAGTCACTTGTTGTCACGCTCCATTCTTTTCAAATGAAGTAGCGAAGGTATTAAAGAATGGTGGGATTTTTTTGACACAGCAAGTTAGTGAAGCGGATAAGCTAAATTTAAAAACGGCTTTTGGTCGTGGACAGGAGTTTGGAGTAGTCGATGGAACTTTAAAAGCGGCTTATGTAAGAGAACTTAAGGAAGCCGGTTTTAATTCAGTTGAATCGTTTGAATACAATGCTGTAGATTATTATCGCAGACCAGAAGACCTTATATTCTTACTTCAACATACGCCAATAATCCCCCACTTCGGCCATGAGAAAAAGGACTTTCAAATTCTAAATGATTTTATTGAAAATAATCGAACGACAAAGGGAATTTGCACTAATTCGAAAAGGTTCTTAATTACAGCTGTAAAATAG
- a CDS encoding endonuclease MutS2 → MNISTMDKLQYNELKELVKTYCVSSLGKQLIDKLEPSSNIKVVRLRLNETTEARAILDTENHIPLLGISNIEYMMEKLEKGMVLDPSELIAVGDFLRGCRKIKQFMMKMSFYAPKLSSYSYSMVEFLEIEDRIHFAIKGNRVDSGASKELKRIRKHIEITESKIEEQLQKFLKNSANKEYIQEFFVSKKNDRFTIPIKAAYKNQVAGSIIEASSKGSTVFIEPLTVAKHNAELSGLKVEEVTEELQILAELSNLIFEQMHPIMINIDLISQYDMIFAKAKYSKRIGGVQPRVNDHGYINFIECKHPLLPDNAVPLQFEIGDDYRSLIITGPNAGGKTVVLKTIGLITLATMSGFHIAADSATEIGVFEKIFVDIGDNQSMENALSTFSSHMKNISEIMRQANRSTLLLFDEIGSGTEPNEGAALAISILEEFYHMGCITIASTHYGEIKQFSEMHSDFMNAAMEFNNETLEPQYKLIIGQSGESNALWISKKMNLKEQVLERAKYYMEQKDYRMDLLHESKVTKPKVIEEVADSLIEYFMGDKVRMLENNDSALVYKGRDSRNNLTLFYQGGLLEVHAKRVMLELRASELYPEGYDLNTLFVSYQERKFQHDMERGSKKALRQVQKEIRKQRD, encoded by the coding sequence ATGAATATAAGTACAATGGACAAATTACAATATAACGAACTGAAGGAATTGGTGAAAACCTACTGCGTGAGTAGTCTTGGAAAACAGTTAATCGATAAGCTTGAACCAAGTTCGAATATCAAGGTCGTTAGGCTCCGCTTGAATGAAACGACAGAGGCTAGAGCGATTTTGGATACAGAAAATCATATACCGTTACTAGGGATCTCGAATATCGAGTATATGATGGAGAAGCTAGAAAAAGGAATGGTACTAGATCCTTCAGAACTGATCGCCGTTGGCGATTTCCTCCGAGGTTGTCGGAAAATTAAGCAGTTCATGATGAAGATGAGTTTCTACGCGCCCAAATTGAGCTCTTATTCATATTCGATGGTAGAGTTTCTCGAGATCGAGGATCGCATTCACTTTGCTATTAAGGGGAATCGCGTAGATTCGGGTGCGAGTAAAGAGTTGAAGCGTATTCGCAAGCATATCGAGATTACCGAATCGAAGATTGAGGAGCAACTGCAGAAATTCCTGAAAAATAGTGCGAATAAGGAGTACATTCAAGAATTTTTTGTTAGTAAGAAGAATGACCGCTTCACAATTCCGATCAAGGCGGCGTATAAGAATCAGGTAGCGGGATCAATTATCGAAGCATCTTCCAAAGGTTCAACGGTGTTTATTGAGCCTTTGACGGTAGCGAAGCATAATGCCGAGTTATCAGGATTGAAGGTAGAAGAAGTAACAGAGGAACTACAAATATTAGCGGAGCTGTCGAACCTTATTTTTGAGCAGATGCATCCGATAATGATTAATATTGATTTAATAAGTCAGTACGATATGATTTTTGCCAAAGCGAAATATAGCAAAAGAATCGGTGGGGTCCAGCCAAGAGTTAATGATCATGGATATATTAACTTTATCGAGTGCAAACATCCGCTACTTCCTGACAACGCCGTTCCATTGCAATTCGAGATCGGGGATGATTATCGCAGTCTAATCATTACAGGTCCGAATGCCGGCGGGAAAACCGTTGTTTTGAAAACGATTGGACTGATTACGCTCGCAACGATGTCGGGTTTCCACATTGCTGCGGACTCTGCTACAGAAATCGGTGTATTCGAGAAAATATTCGTGGATATCGGTGATAATCAGAGCATGGAGAATGCGTTGAGTACCTTCTCATCACATATGAAGAATATTTCCGAGATTATGCGTCAAGCAAATCGGAGCACACTGTTGCTATTCGATGAGATTGGCAGTGGCACGGAACCGAATGAAGGAGCAGCACTCGCAATCTCGATTTTAGAAGAATTTTATCATATGGGGTGTATTACGATAGCGTCTACGCATTATGGTGAGATCAAGCAGTTTTCAGAAATGCACAGTGACTTCATGAATGCAGCGATGGAATTCAATAACGAGACGCTAGAGCCGCAATATAAGCTTATTATTGGTCAATCCGGTGAGAGTAATGCGCTCTGGATTTCGAAGAAAATGAACTTGAAAGAGCAAGTTCTAGAGCGTGCGAAGTACTATATGGAGCAAAAGGACTATCGTATGGATCTCCTTCACGAGAGTAAAGTAACAAAACCAAAAGTTATAGAAGAGGTAGCTGACAGTTTGATCGAATATTTCATGGGAGATAAAGTAAGAATGCTAGAGAATAATGACTCGGCTCTCGTCTATAAAGGGAGAGATTCACGTAATAACTTGACCTTGTTCTATCAAGGGGGGTTACTGGAAGTACATGCGAAGCGAGTCATGTTAGAGCTTCGGGCAAGTGAGTTGTATCCAGAGGGGTATGACCTGAACACGTTATTCGTAAGTTATCAGGAGCGCAAATTCCAGCATGATATGGAAAGAGGATCGAAGAAAGCGTTGCGTCAAGTGCAGAAAGAGATTCGCAAACAGCGTGACTAA
- a CDS encoding 5'-nucleotidase C-terminal domain-containing protein — protein MSFSKNFNKKWISLMLIIAIVVTTYLPAGLLPKAAAAKDSVVEWTFTSNDNLKATEGNDANKGISLLSISNNRTLSYTASNKTLYTNGWDKPDGYWQVKIDTTDFTDLDLTYKAFGTSTSPKEFQIQYSLTGNDDDFHSIANVELTAAIAPYGPFALPEVVENQSSVYIRWLNTFNTSISGPPATVQSGGNSRIADIQIQGISQAAPAVAKVEASPASNAWPAGTEIKLNSATTGASIYYAFDSEQNPFSLYSEPVVLTNDVSIYTYASFDGLANSVGSIFDYTLLEKTDISAARLSPKNQNVWTEGIISHIDGAKTYIQDETGGIVLYGMNIPDASLGDKVSVQGVMEIYSGLQELKPQNGLTSKVLEKNAGVPEAKLVTANDLTPANGEQYEAQLVYLENVTIDRKSGTVFKAQQDGIAAEFDIYSSLSSLQEGKKFEKIIGVIEEYNGNFQLIPLNSSSLIENKFSVQASPDAGTIAIGNGVTLSTPDNEAVIYYTTDGSTPTENSLKYTAPIVVNEDTTIKAIVVKDNVLSIAYVFEYKAVKANPRIHDIQGTTHTSPYLNQNVKDVEGVVTQLSYQFATGVYRGFYIQDMEPDNDDRTSEAVYVYSTNEEMKPKVGDLVSISGKVEEYNEGLATNLTTTQLTNIQINILSSDNDLPEPILLGKGGRALPTSIIDSDGMTTFNPDVDAIAFYESLEGMHVRLSKPTIISPYWTSGYGNSMLYNIPTRVENEEEDVLTPAGGLILKEALNYNPQRLIIAYGNPGKEVGTGDVFTDDVIGVVGYNNGNFKIIPSKGSLPEIDNSTFERETTELEIDPNKLTMASYNVENFHPSTPQEKINKIGDSIVINLKSPDIIALLEIQDNNGPVDNGVVAADKTYETIINAVIAAGGPAYKYTDISPQDKKDGGEPGGNIRVGFLYNPDRVKMTDSVLGQAGTATTAVSYNAENDNLTVNPGRIDPTNTAFNASRKPLVAQFEFNGEKVIAIVNHFNSKGGDNGPFGNIQPPVLSSEVQRHKIANVVNGFVKDVVTKNSDANVVVMGDLNDFQFTETLNILKGNEIINLIDTLPINDRYSYTYDGNSQTLDHILVSNKLASASKVDVVHINADFPLSRGRASDHDPLMAQIDLKDQAVPSEDFQLRVLHTNDTHARLDSVAKRVTAINENKNDHSILLDAGDVFSGTLYFTKYEGLADLEFMNMVGYDAMVPGNHEFDKGPEGLERFIKEAQFPILSSNIDYGGNEGLSKLFKNEIGGLNNPIEHAHIYPSIVIDVNGEQVGVFGLTTEETVGISSPGNTLVFQDYIARAKATVASLQEQGINKIVALTHLGYSFDEILADEVEGIDIIVGGHSHTLLPKPVVKHVNGEPTIIVQTGEYGEKLGVIDATFDDKGVLTSWDGNLLHVADYAEDAVAKEKLQGYKTSLDEMMAEVVGHSLVELDYNAMFDGKLQRAVRRQETNLGNLITDGMAAAMKEKITSLLPSSELAEIKGYIALQNGGGIREGISSGDITLGEVRTVLPFDNSIVAVKVTGTELIAALENGVSGSPAEYGGFAHVSGMKYTYDSTKAKQTLDTQTEKITFNGNRIVEVQIKNEDGTYSKLDPNAYYMLATNSFTASGGDFYYALRDARQDGRIYELFMPDYEVFLAHLDRVGTIDIGLEGRITDLKGQSLPGTGGNGGNTGGNNATPETKPGESNQGDVVTVIVPSENISKETNAQGKTVTTVSVQADALKEAIKQAEVAGKATKKIQVNIANVTDGMITIQLPAAALIDAKKDTIISVNAGNYSYDLPVNILAMEKLAEELGAKMAELIISINIEVMTQDNTDKLTLKVEEANGKLLHAPIEFTIMAQANGKSHEVNGFGNIFVERSITIGSLVNPSTATVVSYDPLTDQLTFVPAIFETVNGKTIVTVKRNSNSQYAVVSFNKSFEDMTKHWAKADVELLASKFIVQGKSETNFTPDQSITRAEFAALLVRSLGLNEDSSALAFNDIDANAWYAGVVGAAVKAKLIEGFEDGSFRPEAQITREQVAVMIARALAMTGKLEEAGKLDATAKFEDGASIQAWAKDAVGISASAGIVQGNANQMFAPAKNATRAEATAILKRLLSFVEFINS, from the coding sequence ATGTCTTTTTCGAAAAATTTTAACAAAAAATGGATTAGTTTGATGTTGATTATTGCAATAGTAGTCACAACATATCTTCCTGCTGGCTTGCTTCCAAAAGCTGCAGCTGCAAAGGATTCAGTAGTGGAATGGACTTTTACATCCAACGATAATTTAAAGGCTACAGAAGGTAATGATGCCAATAAGGGAATTAGCTTACTTTCAATCAGCAATAATAGAACACTTTCCTATACAGCTTCTAATAAAACATTGTATACAAATGGTTGGGATAAACCAGATGGTTACTGGCAAGTGAAAATTGATACTACAGATTTTACAGATCTAGATTTAACATATAAAGCTTTTGGGACAAGTACTTCCCCAAAAGAATTTCAAATTCAATACAGTTTAACAGGTAATGACGACGACTTTCATTCTATAGCTAATGTAGAGCTTACAGCTGCTATCGCACCTTACGGACCTTTTGCTTTACCAGAAGTGGTTGAAAATCAGAGCTCTGTTTATATTCGTTGGTTAAATACTTTTAATACTTCCATTAGTGGACCACCAGCAACTGTGCAATCTGGCGGAAACAGCAGAATTGCAGATATTCAAATTCAAGGAATTTCACAAGCTGCTCCTGCAGTAGCAAAGGTTGAAGCTAGCCCTGCTTCTAATGCTTGGCCTGCTGGCACAGAAATTAAATTGAACTCAGCAACTACTGGAGCTTCAATTTATTATGCTTTTGATAGTGAACAAAATCCATTCTCACTTTATTCAGAACCGGTTGTATTAACAAATGATGTTTCGATTTATACTTACGCAAGCTTTGATGGATTGGCTAATAGTGTAGGTTCAATATTTGATTACACTTTATTAGAGAAAACAGATATTTCAGCAGCACGTTTAAGCCCTAAAAACCAAAATGTATGGACAGAAGGTATTATTTCACATATCGATGGAGCCAAAACATACATTCAAGATGAAACTGGCGGCATTGTATTATATGGTATGAATATTCCAGATGCTAGTCTTGGTGACAAGGTCAGTGTACAAGGAGTTATGGAAATTTACAGTGGTTTACAAGAATTGAAACCACAAAATGGATTAACTTCTAAGGTTTTAGAGAAAAATGCAGGTGTACCTGAAGCAAAATTAGTGACAGCAAACGATTTAACACCTGCAAATGGTGAGCAGTATGAAGCACAGCTCGTTTATTTAGAAAATGTAACCATTGATCGTAAATCAGGAACAGTATTTAAAGCGCAGCAAGATGGTATAGCAGCAGAATTCGATATTTATTCCAGTTTATCTAGTTTGCAAGAAGGGAAAAAATTCGAAAAAATAATAGGGGTTATTGAGGAATATAACGGTAATTTCCAACTTATCCCGTTAAACAGCAGTTCATTAATTGAGAATAAGTTTTCTGTTCAGGCAAGTCCTGATGCAGGAACAATAGCAATCGGAAATGGAGTTACGCTTTCAACACCAGACAATGAAGCGGTTATTTACTATACAACAGATGGTTCCACACCAACTGAAAATAGCTTAAAATATACTGCGCCAATAGTGGTGAATGAAGATACAACGATTAAAGCTATTGTAGTTAAAGACAACGTGCTTAGTATCGCATATGTATTTGAATATAAGGCAGTCAAAGCTAATCCAAGGATTCATGATATTCAAGGTACAACTCATACCTCTCCATATTTAAATCAAAATGTTAAGGATGTAGAGGGCGTTGTTACACAGCTTTCCTATCAATTTGCTACAGGCGTTTATCGTGGTTTTTATATTCAAGATATGGAACCAGATAATGATGATAGAACATCTGAAGCGGTTTATGTGTATTCAACAAATGAAGAAATGAAGCCTAAGGTTGGAGACCTAGTATCTATTTCAGGTAAAGTAGAAGAGTATAATGAAGGTCTAGCTACTAACTTAACAACGACGCAATTAACAAATATACAAATTAATATATTATCTTCTGATAATGATCTTCCTGAGCCAATCTTACTTGGTAAAGGCGGACGAGCACTTCCAACTTCCATTATTGATAGTGATGGAATGACTACATTTAATCCAGATGTAGATGCGATTGCATTCTATGAATCACTTGAAGGTATGCATGTAAGGTTATCAAAGCCTACTATTATTAGTCCATATTGGACAAGTGGTTATGGCAATTCTATGCTTTATAATATTCCAACACGAGTAGAAAATGAGGAAGAGGATGTACTGACACCTGCTGGTGGTTTAATTCTGAAAGAAGCTTTAAACTACAATCCTCAAAGATTAATTATCGCTTATGGAAACCCTGGAAAGGAAGTAGGCACTGGTGATGTGTTTACCGATGATGTTATTGGAGTTGTAGGCTACAACAATGGAAACTTCAAAATTATTCCAAGTAAAGGAAGCTTACCAGAGATTGATAATAGTACATTTGAAAGGGAAACAACTGAGCTTGAAATTGACCCTAACAAGTTAACGATGGCAAGCTACAACGTTGAGAATTTTCATCCTAGTACTCCACAAGAAAAGATTAATAAGATTGGTGATTCGATTGTAATCAACTTAAAATCACCTGATATTATCGCATTGCTTGAAATTCAAGATAATAATGGTCCAGTGGATAACGGAGTTGTTGCAGCAGATAAAACTTATGAAACCATTATTAATGCTGTCATTGCTGCAGGAGGACCGGCTTATAAATATACTGATATTTCTCCACAGGATAAGAAGGATGGCGGCGAACCAGGCGGAAATATTCGAGTTGGTTTCTTATACAATCCTGATCGTGTAAAAATGACGGATAGTGTATTAGGACAAGCAGGAACAGCTACTACAGCAGTAAGTTATAATGCTGAAAATGATAATTTAACTGTTAATCCTGGACGTATCGACCCAACGAACACAGCTTTTAATGCTTCTCGAAAACCTTTAGTAGCACAATTTGAATTTAACGGAGAAAAGGTTATTGCCATTGTTAATCATTTTAACTCCAAAGGTGGAGATAATGGACCATTTGGTAACATTCAGCCTCCTGTACTTTCAAGCGAAGTGCAACGTCATAAGATTGCGAATGTCGTAAACGGCTTTGTGAAGGATGTTGTAACAAAAAATAGTGATGCAAATGTTGTTGTAATGGGAGATCTAAACGACTTCCAATTTACAGAAACATTGAACATTCTTAAAGGAAATGAAATAATCAACTTGATCGATACGCTTCCGATTAATGATCGCTATTCTTACACCTATGACGGAAACTCTCAAACTTTAGATCATATTTTAGTAAGTAATAAATTAGCTTCTGCAAGTAAAGTAGATGTTGTTCATATTAATGCAGATTTCCCTCTTTCTAGAGGACGTGCTTCAGACCATGATCCATTAATGGCTCAAATTGATCTTAAAGATCAAGCAGTACCAAGTGAAGACTTCCAATTACGAGTGTTGCATACAAATGATACACATGCACGACTAGATAGCGTAGCCAAGCGTGTAACAGCAATTAATGAGAATAAAAATGATCATAGTATTTTACTTGATGCAGGTGATGTATTCTCAGGTACATTGTACTTTACGAAGTATGAGGGCCTTGCTGATTTAGAGTTTATGAACATGGTTGGTTATGATGCTATGGTTCCAGGTAACCATGAATTCGACAAAGGTCCAGAAGGACTGGAGCGTTTTATTAAGGAAGCACAATTCCCAATCCTAAGCTCCAATATTGATTACGGTGGAAATGAAGGGCTAAGCAAGTTATTCAAAAATGAAATTGGTGGTTTAAATAATCCAATCGAACATGCACATATATACCCATCTATTGTGATTGATGTCAATGGTGAGCAGGTAGGTGTGTTTGGATTAACGACAGAAGAAACCGTAGGGATTTCTTCACCTGGTAATACCCTTGTATTCCAAGATTACATTGCGCGTGCAAAAGCAACTGTAGCTTCCTTACAGGAACAAGGTATTAACAAAATTGTTGCCCTCACGCACCTAGGCTACAGCTTCGATGAAATTTTAGCAGATGAGGTTGAAGGTATTGATATTATCGTAGGTGGACACAGTCATACGCTTCTTCCAAAACCAGTCGTGAAGCATGTGAATGGTGAACCGACGATTATCGTACAAACGGGTGAGTATGGCGAAAAGCTTGGTGTTATTGATGCAACATTCGATGACAAAGGTGTACTGACATCATGGGACGGTAATCTACTCCATGTAGCAGATTACGCGGAAGATGCCGTAGCGAAAGAAAAGCTGCAAGGCTACAAAACAAGTCTCGATGAAATGATGGCTGAAGTTGTTGGACACTCTTTAGTAGAACTCGATTACAATGCTATGTTTGATGGCAAACTGCAGCGCGCAGTACGTCGTCAAGAAACAAACCTAGGTAACTTGATTACCGATGGTATGGCTGCAGCGATGAAGGAGAAGATTACATCGCTACTTCCTAGCTCAGAACTAGCTGAAATTAAAGGATACATCGCTTTGCAAAACGGTGGTGGTATCCGTGAGGGAATTTCATCGGGTGACATTACACTAGGAGAAGTAAGAACAGTATTGCCATTTGATAACAGTATCGTAGCTGTGAAGGTAACAGGTACGGAATTAATTGCAGCATTAGAAAATGGTGTATCTGGTTCTCCAGCGGAATATGGCGGCTTTGCACATGTATCTGGAATGAAATATACCTACGATTCAACAAAAGCGAAGCAAACTTTAGATACACAAACGGAAAAGATTACGTTTAACGGTAATCGCATCGTTGAAGTTCAGATTAAAAATGAAGATGGCACATATTCTAAGCTTGATCCGAATGCATATTATATGCTAGCAACAAACTCCTTTACAGCTAGTGGTGGAGACTTCTACTACGCATTAAGAGATGCAAGACAAGACGGAAGAATCTATGAGCTGTTCATGCCAGATTATGAAGTGTTCCTAGCGCATTTAGACAGAGTAGGAACTATTGATATTGGTCTAGAAGGACGTATTACTGATCTTAAAGGTCAATCATTACCAGGGACTGGTGGTAACGGTGGAAACACCGGTGGAAATAATGCTACACCAGAAACAAAACCTGGAGAGTCCAATCAAGGTGATGTTGTTACAGTAATAGTGCCTTCTGAAAACATTAGCAAAGAAACGAATGCACAAGGCAAGACAGTAACTACTGTATCTGTACAAGCAGATGCATTAAAAGAAGCGATTAAGCAAGCTGAAGTTGCTGGCAAAGCTACGAAAAAAATTCAAGTGAATATTGCTAATGTGACGGATGGAATGATTACAATTCAGCTTCCAGCAGCAGCTCTAATCGATGCCAAAAAGGATACAATCATTTCTGTAAATGCAGGTAATTACAGCTATGATCTACCAGTAAATATTTTAGCGATGGAAAAGCTAGCAGAAGAGCTCGGAGCTAAAATGGCTGAATTAATCATTTCCATAAATATAGAAGTAATGACGCAAGATAATACAGATAAGTTAACTCTAAAAGTTGAAGAGGCTAATGGTAAGCTACTACATGCACCAATTGAATTTACCATTATGGCTCAAGCAAATGGAAAGTCTCATGAAGTTAATGGGTTTGGTAATATATTTGTAGAAAGAAGTATTACTATTGGAAGCTTAGTTAATCCTTCCACTGCAACGGTAGTATCATATGATCCATTAACAGATCAACTTACATTTGTACCGGCAATATTCGAAACAGTAAATGGAAAAACAATCGTTACGGTTAAGCGTAATAGCAACAGTCAGTACGCAGTTGTATCCTTCAATAAATCGTTTGAAGATATGACTAAGCATTGGGCAAAGGCTGATGTAGAGCTTTTAGCTTCTAAATTTATTGTACAAGGAAAGTCTGAAACAAACTTTACTCCAGATCAAAGTATCACAAGAGCTGAATTTGCAGCATTACTTGTTCGTTCGCTAGGGTTGAATGAAGACAGCTCTGCACTAGCGTTTAACGATATTGATGCTAATGCATGGTATGCAGGTGTTGTAGGAGCAGCAGTAAAAGCAAAATTAATCGAGGGATTTGAAGATGGTTCATTCCGTCCAGAAGCACAAATTACTCGTGAGCAAGTAGCTGTTATGATAGCTAGAGCTCTTGCAATGACTGGTAAGCTAGAAGAAGCAGGTAAATTAGATGCAACTGCTAAATTTGAGGATGGAGCATCCATCCAAGCATGGGCAAAAGATGCTGTTGGAATTAGTGCTTCAGCTGGTATTGTTCAAGGTAACGCAAATCAAATGTTTGCACCTGCAAAAAATGCTACAAGAGCAGAAGCAACAGCAATTCTGAAAAGATTGTTAAGCTTTGTTGAGTTTATCAATAGCTAA